From a region of the Lentilactobacillus curieae genome:
- the rplQ gene encoding 50S ribosomal protein L17 codes for MSNRKLQRTSEHRRSMLRNLTTELIIHGQIITTEARAKEVRSTTDKMISLGKRGDLHARRQAAAYIRDVVADVKEDGDDITVTTALQKLFGDLATKYADRNGGYTRIYKTMPRRGDGAEMVILQLID; via the coding sequence ATGAGTAATCGTAAATTACAACGTACCAGTGAACATCGTCGTTCAATGCTTCGTAACTTGACTACTGAATTGATCATTCATGGCCAAATCATTACTACTGAAGCCAGAGCAAAAGAAGTTCGCTCAACTACAGACAAAATGATTTCACTTGGTAAACGCGGTGACTTACACGCTCGTCGCCAAGCTGCTGCATATATTCGTGACGTGGTTGCGGATGTTAAAGAAGACGGTGATGACATTACAGTTACTACTGCTTTGCAAAAGCTATTTGGTGATTTAGCAACTAAGTACGCTGACCGTAACGGTGGATACACTAGAATCTACAAGACTATGCCACGCCGTGGTGATGGTGCAGAAATGGTTATCCTTCAATTGATTGACTAA